In Cupriavidus taiwanensis, the following are encoded in one genomic region:
- a CDS encoding ribose-phosphate pyrophosphokinase, with the protein MSSEGLMVFTGNANPKLAEAVVQHLGIPLGKAQVGRFSDGEVQVEIQENVRGKHVIVLQSTCAPTNDNLMELMVMVDALKRASARSITAAMPYFGYARQDRRPRSARVAISAKVVANMLEVAGVERVLTMDLHADQIQGFFDIPVDNIYASPVLLGDLREKNYGDLLVVSPDVGGVVRARALAKELNCDLAIIDKRRPKANVAEVMNIIGEVDGRNCVIMDDMIDTGGTLCKAAQVLKERGALKVFAYCTHPVLSGGAAARIADSALDEVVVCDTIPLSEEAARCTKIRQLSTAPLLAETFTRIVKGDSIMSLFAGS; encoded by the coding sequence ATGAGCAGCGAAGGCTTGATGGTATTTACCGGCAACGCCAACCCCAAACTCGCGGAGGCTGTCGTACAGCACCTCGGCATTCCGCTGGGCAAGGCCCAGGTTGGCCGTTTCTCCGACGGTGAAGTCCAGGTCGAAATCCAGGAAAACGTTCGCGGCAAGCACGTCATCGTGCTGCAGTCCACCTGCGCGCCGACCAACGACAACCTGATGGAACTGATGGTGATGGTCGATGCGCTCAAGCGCGCGTCGGCACGCAGCATCACCGCGGCCATGCCCTACTTCGGCTATGCCCGCCAGGACCGCCGCCCGCGTTCGGCGCGCGTCGCGATCTCGGCCAAGGTGGTGGCCAACATGCTGGAAGTCGCCGGCGTCGAGCGCGTGCTGACGATGGACCTGCACGCCGACCAGATCCAGGGCTTCTTCGATATCCCCGTCGACAACATCTACGCTTCGCCGGTGCTGCTGGGCGACCTGCGCGAGAAGAACTACGGCGACCTGCTGGTGGTCTCGCCCGACGTCGGCGGCGTGGTCCGTGCCCGCGCGCTGGCCAAGGAACTGAACTGCGACCTCGCGATCATCGACAAGCGCCGTCCCAAGGCCAACGTGGCCGAGGTGATGAACATCATCGGTGAAGTCGATGGCCGCAACTGCGTCATCATGGACGACATGATCGACACCGGCGGCACGCTGTGCAAGGCCGCCCAGGTGCTGAAGGAGCGCGGCGCGCTGAAGGTCTTCGCCTACTGCACGCACCCCGTGCTGTCGGGCGGCGCGGCCGCCCGCATCGCGGACTCGGCGCTGGATGAAGTGGTGGTGTGCGACACCATCCCGCTGTCGGAAGAAGCTGCCAGGTGCACCAAGATCCGCCAGCTCTCGACCGCCCCGCTGCTGGCCGAGACCTTTACCCGCATCGTCAAGGGCGACTCGATCATGTCGCTGTTCGCGGGTTCCTGA
- a CDS encoding PhoX family protein: protein MSYLTDEARAASRAAKPDVDVPGQMLEDIVAANPARRRVLRGGLGLSLVSAFGSGLLAACGGDDDPAPAPAPAPAPAPAPAPAPAPATPSYEVTFEPIAKSTADTVVVPSGYSVDVLFSAGDAVEAGATGYVGAFQSSAETERQAGGNHDGMHYFTLPGVDPQKGGLLAINHELPDYNILFPTAYNAATASPEQKRIALSAVGISVIEVELAASGKWQVKRDSIYNKRYTGNTLYRVGGPAAPVIGATVVGMLNNCSSGHTPWGTYLTCEESTDNYIDPTQAENGYGWVVEIDPYGTLGAPAKRTAMGRFDHENVAFITDASNNVAFYMGDDGTPGCIYKFVPGRAFDPNNRAANANLLDSGTLYVAKFNADGSGQWIELTQGKNGLTVGASDPGNWTQSAVSPAPTTVDFASQADVLINTKSAARVAGGTLMDRPEWITAAPDNTLYCTLTNNSGRQQTDAANPRKNNLHGHIVKWNEAGNSPLATTFTWSILLQAGDPSLATDNLKGNINGDTFSSPDGLRVDPKGRLWVQTDSSTSATYTGTFGNNSMYYLSPTGQSKRFLAGPTGCEITGIAYTPDLTTCFINIQHPTGKWPDAARPPRSSTIVVRRADGKPIGA from the coding sequence ATGTCGTACCTGACCGACGAAGCGCGCGCCGCAAGCCGCGCCGCCAAGCCTGACGTTGACGTGCCCGGCCAGATGCTCGAGGACATCGTCGCTGCCAACCCGGCCCGCCGCCGGGTGCTGCGCGGCGGCCTGGGCCTGTCGCTGGTGTCGGCGTTCGGCAGCGGCCTGCTGGCCGCCTGCGGCGGCGATGACGATCCCGCTCCGGCTCCGGCGCCCGCACCGGCCCCGGCACCGGCCCCCGCGCCCGCCCCGGCACCGGCCACGCCGAGCTACGAAGTCACCTTCGAGCCGATCGCCAAGTCCACCGCCGATACCGTGGTGGTGCCCAGCGGCTACAGCGTCGACGTGCTGTTCTCCGCCGGCGATGCGGTCGAAGCCGGCGCCACCGGCTATGTCGGCGCGTTCCAGTCGTCGGCCGAGACCGAGCGCCAGGCCGGCGGCAACCACGACGGCATGCACTACTTCACGCTGCCCGGCGTCGACCCGCAGAAAGGCGGCCTGCTGGCGATCAACCACGAGCTGCCGGACTACAACATCCTGTTCCCGACCGCCTACAATGCCGCCACCGCGAGCCCCGAGCAGAAGCGCATCGCGCTGTCGGCGGTCGGCATTTCGGTGATCGAAGTGGAACTGGCGGCCAGCGGCAAGTGGCAGGTCAAGCGCGACTCGATCTACAACAAGCGCTACACCGGCAACACGCTGTACCGCGTCGGCGGCCCGGCCGCGCCGGTCATCGGCGCGACCGTGGTCGGCATGCTCAACAACTGCTCGAGCGGCCATACCCCGTGGGGCACCTACCTGACCTGCGAAGAAAGCACCGACAACTACATCGACCCGACCCAGGCCGAGAACGGCTACGGCTGGGTGGTGGAAATCGATCCGTACGGCACGCTGGGCGCGCCCGCCAAGCGCACCGCGATGGGCCGCTTCGACCATGAGAACGTCGCCTTCATCACCGATGCCAGCAACAACGTCGCCTTCTACATGGGCGACGACGGCACCCCGGGCTGCATCTACAAGTTCGTGCCCGGCAGGGCGTTCGATCCGAACAACCGCGCCGCCAACGCCAACCTGCTCGACAGCGGCACGCTGTACGTGGCGAAGTTCAACGCCGACGGCAGCGGCCAGTGGATCGAACTGACGCAGGGCAAGAACGGCCTGACCGTCGGCGCCTCGGACCCGGGCAACTGGACCCAGTCGGCGGTATCGCCGGCGCCGACCACGGTCGACTTCGCCAGCCAGGCCGACGTGCTGATCAACACCAAGTCCGCCGCGCGCGTGGCGGGCGGCACGCTGATGGACCGCCCCGAGTGGATCACCGCGGCGCCGGACAACACCCTCTACTGCACGCTGACCAACAACAGCGGACGCCAGCAGACCGATGCCGCCAATCCGCGCAAGAACAACCTGCACGGGCATATCGTCAAGTGGAACGAGGCCGGCAACTCGCCGCTGGCGACGACCTTCACCTGGAGCATCCTGCTGCAGGCCGGCGATCCGTCGCTGGCCACCGACAACCTGAAGGGCAATATCAACGGCGACACCTTCTCCAGCCCGGACGGCCTGCGCGTCGACCCCAAGGGCCGCCTGTGGGTGCAGACCGACTCGAGCACCAGCGCCACCTACACCGGCACCTTCGGCAACAACAGCATGTACTACCTGTCGCCGACGGGCCAGTCGAAGCGCTTCCTGGCCGGCCCGACCGGTTGCGAGATCACCGGCATCGCCTACACGCCGGACCTGACCACCTGCTTCATCAACATCCAGCACCCGACCGGCAAGTGGCCGGACGCGGCCAGGCCGCCGCGCTCGTCGACCATCGTGGTGCGCCGTGCCGACGGCAAGCCGATCGGTGCCTGA
- a CDS encoding 50S ribosomal protein L25/general stress protein Ctc — translation MKVVAFERSVQGTGASRRLRNSGKTPGIIYGGAAEPKMIELDHNALWHALKKEAFHSSILDLEVGGTSEKALLRAFQMHPFKPLVLHVDFQRVSANDKIHVKVPLHFMNQETAPGVKLGHGLVNHIVNDLEVSCLPADLPEFIEVDVGTMELGQTLHLSDLKLPKGVTVITHGDDNPAIASVSQPAGAVSEAAEGGEAAGETPAA, via the coding sequence ATGAAAGTTGTCGCTTTCGAGCGTAGCGTACAGGGAACGGGTGCGAGCCGCCGCCTGCGCAATTCGGGCAAGACCCCCGGCATCATCTACGGCGGCGCCGCCGAGCCGAAGATGATCGAACTGGATCACAACGCCCTGTGGCACGCCCTGAAGAAGGAAGCGTTCCACTCGTCGATCCTGGACCTGGAAGTTGGCGGTACGTCGGAAAAGGCCCTGCTGCGCGCCTTCCAGATGCACCCGTTCAAGCCGCTGGTGCTGCACGTCGATTTCCAGCGCGTGTCGGCCAACGACAAGATCCACGTCAAGGTGCCCCTGCACTTCATGAACCAGGAAACCGCTCCTGGCGTGAAGCTGGGCCACGGCCTGGTCAACCACATCGTCAATGACCTGGAAGTGTCGTGCCTGCCGGCCGACCTGCCCGAGTTCATCGAAGTGGACGTCGGCACGATGGAACTGGGCCAGACCCTGCACCTGTCGGACCTGAAGCTGCCGAAGGGCGTGACCGTGATCACCCACGGTGACGACAACCCGGCCATCGCCAGCGTCTCGCAACCGGCTGGCGCCGTGTCGGAAGCTGCCGAAGGCGGCGAAGCCGCTGGCGAAACCCCGGCTGCCTAA
- the coaD gene encoding pantetheine-phosphate adenylyltransferase, which produces MVSAVYPGTFDPMTRGHEDLVRRASNIFDELVVGVAHSPNKRPFFSLEERISIAREVLGHYPNVRVEGFSGLLKDFVRKNNARVIVRGLRAVSDFEYEFQMAGMNRYLLPDVETMFLTPSDQYQFISGTFVREIAVLGGDVSKFVFPSVERWLQEKIAKPE; this is translated from the coding sequence ATGGTCAGCGCGGTCTATCCCGGCACCTTCGATCCAATGACCCGGGGACACGAGGATCTGGTCCGCCGTGCGTCGAACATCTTCGACGAACTGGTGGTCGGCGTGGCGCACAGCCCCAACAAGCGCCCGTTCTTTTCGCTCGAAGAGCGCATCAGCATTGCCCGCGAAGTGCTCGGGCACTACCCCAACGTGCGGGTCGAGGGCTTTTCCGGACTGCTCAAGGACTTCGTGCGCAAGAACAATGCGCGCGTGATCGTGCGCGGCCTGCGCGCGGTGTCGGACTTCGAGTACGAGTTCCAGATGGCAGGCATGAACCGCTACCTGCTGCCCGACGTCGAGACCATGTTCCTGACCCCCTCGGACCAGTACCAGTTCATCTCCGGCACCTTCGTGCGCGAGATCGCGGTGCTTGGCGGCGATGTCAGCAAGTTCGTGTTCCCGTCCGTGGAACGCTGGCTGCAAGAGAAAATCGCCAAACCGGAATAA
- the rsmD gene encoding 16S rRNA (guanine(966)-N(2))-methyltransferase RsmD, translated as MNSRSRLPSPAPRGRSPVSAVPRQAPAQVRIIGGRWKRTLLPVPDAQGLRPTPDRVRETLFNWLGQDLSGLECLDLFAGSGALGFEAASRGAAAVTLVESNARVARQLRDNLDRLDAQQVRVLQGDAFAIAAQLPEASFDVVFLDPPFAEDWIGPSLAHAARLSRPGGAVYVETDHPLTGADAPVPASLEIVRHARAGAVHFHLLQHRVPGNGAA; from the coding sequence ATGAATTCGCGTTCCCGATTGCCTTCGCCCGCTCCGCGCGGGCGATCTCCCGTCTCTGCGGTGCCGCGCCAGGCACCCGCGCAGGTCCGCATCATTGGCGGACGCTGGAAGCGCACGCTGCTGCCGGTGCCCGACGCCCAGGGGCTGCGCCCCACGCCCGACCGCGTGCGCGAGACCCTGTTCAACTGGCTGGGCCAGGACCTGTCCGGGCTGGAATGCCTGGACCTGTTCGCCGGCTCCGGCGCGCTCGGCTTCGAGGCCGCCTCGCGCGGCGCGGCCGCGGTGACGCTGGTCGAATCCAACGCGCGCGTGGCCAGGCAATTGCGCGACAACCTCGACCGGCTCGATGCGCAACAGGTGCGCGTGCTGCAGGGCGATGCCTTTGCCATTGCCGCGCAGCTGCCGGAGGCCAGCTTCGACGTGGTGTTCCTGGACCCGCCGTTCGCCGAGGACTGGATCGGCCCGTCGCTGGCGCATGCGGCGCGGCTGTCGCGGCCGGGCGGGGCGGTCTATGTCGAGACCGACCACCCGCTGACCGGTGCCGACGCGCCGGTGCCGGCCTCGCTCGAGATCGTGCGGCACGCGCGCGCCGGCGCGGTGCATTTCCACCTGCTGCAGCACCGCGTGCCGGGCAACGGCGCGGCCTGA
- the pth gene encoding aminoacyl-tRNA hydrolase, whose translation MIKLIVGLGNPGAEYEATRHNAGFWLVDQLARMGGATLRVEGRFHGLAARARLWDQDIWLLKPSTFMNRSGLAVVSLARFYKVLPDEIVVAHDEMDLPAGAAKLKRGGGAGGHNGLKDISAHLGTQDYWRLRLGVGHPRNAPGGAGAGREDVVNFVLKPPRREEQEAIDAALDRCIEPLGLLARGDAERAMAQLHTAR comes from the coding sequence ATGATCAAGCTTATCGTCGGCCTCGGCAATCCCGGTGCGGAGTACGAGGCCACCCGACACAACGCCGGCTTCTGGCTGGTGGACCAGCTGGCCCGGATGGGCGGCGCCACGCTGCGCGTGGAGGGCCGCTTCCACGGCCTGGCCGCGCGCGCGCGGCTGTGGGACCAGGACATCTGGCTGCTCAAGCCGTCGACCTTCATGAACCGCTCCGGCCTGGCCGTGGTGTCGCTGGCGCGCTTCTACAAGGTCCTGCCCGACGAGATCGTGGTCGCGCACGACGAGATGGACCTGCCGGCGGGCGCTGCCAAGCTCAAGCGCGGCGGCGGCGCGGGCGGCCACAACGGCCTGAAGGACATCTCGGCCCACCTGGGCACGCAGGACTACTGGCGCCTGCGCCTGGGCGTGGGCCATCCGCGCAATGCCCCCGGCGGCGCCGGCGCGGGCCGCGAGGACGTGGTCAACTTCGTGCTCAAGCCGCCGCGGCGCGAGGAGCAGGAAGCCATCGATGCCGCGCTCGACCGCTGCATCGAGCCGCTCGGCCTGCTGGCCCGCGGCGATGCCGAGCGCGCCATGGCGCAGCTGCATACCGCGCGCTAA
- a CDS encoding YfhL family 4Fe-4S dicluster ferredoxin, which translates to MALMITDDCINCDVCEPECPNEAISMGPEIYEIDPNKCTECVGHFDEPQCQQVCPVACIPKDPNRAETHEVLLQRYRLLTAARHAA; encoded by the coding sequence ATGGCGCTGATGATCACTGACGACTGCATCAACTGCGACGTTTGTGAACCCGAGTGCCCGAACGAAGCCATTTCGATGGGGCCCGAGATCTACGAAATCGACCCCAACAAGTGCACCGAGTGCGTTGGGCACTTCGACGAGCCGCAATGCCAGCAGGTCTGCCCGGTCGCCTGCATCCCCAAGGATCCGAACCGCGCCGAGACCCACGAGGTGCTGCTGCAGCGCTACCGGCTGCTGACGGCGGCCCGGCACGCGGCCTGA